CTCGCTGCCGGTCCATTCTGTCGATATTATTGATTATATTGAAGATGTGCCGGCACGGAGGCACGGCACCCACCAATACACCTATCCCTCAATCGAACATTAGTTTTGCCAATTCCTATAAGTTAGATCCAACACTACCGATTTTACCCTATGTAGTGTCACCGTATTTTGCCTGCTTTTCCGAAGCCCTGCTGTTGAATCGTATCGCATCGATCACGAATCTTTCGTGGGTACCTTCGGAAATAGAATCCACTCCATCTTCGGCTGAAAAAGAAAAGACCAGTTTCCGGCCCTCTACTTGCTCCAATTTCCCATGAATTGTTACGAGGAGCCCCGGAGGTGTAGCCGCAGAATGAGTCAATGTGATGCCAGTGCCGACCGTCTGCTCTTCCGGCCAATCAATGTGAGGATTGATTGCTCGTATGCAGGCCCATTCAACTAAGCCCACCATAAAGCCGGTTGCCAATACCTTCGGCATGACCTGGAATTCAGATGATTCAGGAAACAAATGGGGAACCGTCTTGTTATCCGGAACCATGAATCTGAACCGAAACGTCAACCCTGGCTGCAAGGATGATTTCATTCCGTTCCTCACACTCGAGAAAATTTTTCCATATTCCGATCCATATTACTAAATGGTATATTCATTCATCAAATTCATAAACGGCATATTATTTATAAGGAAATCTTATCAAAATGGAGTGGCAGCAAATCATAGGATTCTATCATGTTGCCCGACTTGGCAGCTTCACCAGAGCCGCTGAAGCCACATTTCGCACTCAACCCGCATTGAGCCAGCAAGTAAGTGCCCTTGAAAAGGAGCTTGGCTGCATACTTATCGAGAGGATTGGAAGACAGAAGCTCCGGCTCACCGAAGCAGGAATGGAATTCTTCAAATACGCGGAAGAAGTCCTGAACAAGTATGATTCGTTCCTCGAAGACTTACAGGATCTTCAAGGAGTCCGGAAAGGAACGCTTACGGTCGCAGCGCCTTTCACTACGCTGTATCATCTGTTTCCACGGATCTTCCTGGAATATGCCGGCAAATTCCCGGAAGTACAGATAACTATACTCGATCGCCCTCAGAAAACGGTGATTGACCTCATTAAGGCCGGAGAGATTGATTTCGGATTCGTACTGGAATCAATGTTGCCTGCCGGTTTTGCATCCTGGCGATGGAAGAAAGTGAGCAGTGTGTTAATGGTCCCATCGGGTCACCCGCTCCTGGCCGAAAAACCGGTAACTCTGGACTCGGTAGTTCAACACCCTCTCATATTGCCTCCGAGAGGCTCACTGCATTCTCGCTTTTCGGAGGTGGAGGAACTTCTTCAGAAACAGGGCCTTTCGTACCGCGTGATTATGGAATCCTCCAATGTCGAGCTCAGTTCACTATACGTGGAAATGGGGCTTGGAGTATCTTTCGCCACTGTGGTAAATCGTGCTTCCATCTTGAAGGGTCGTAAAATCGAGTTCATACCTTTGGACCACTATTTCAAAGATGATTATGTGGTTGTCAGCGGAAGAAAAAACAGAAGGCTTTCATCTCCCAAGAGCGAATTCTTGAATATGATCCTGAAGAAGCGCATTATGGAAACGTGATTTCCGAATAGAACTTCACGAAGCAATGCTCAGCAGCGTTATAGCGGTTATCGAAGGTCTTGACGGAATCCAATGCCTGCAATGGGAAGAATCAGTAGCGCCGGCGTCTCTGCCGGCGAGAACTGGCTGATTTGTTTGGTGAATTGTTCGCCGGCACGGAGGCCGGTGCTACCGACTGCTGGGAGCTGCTCTTCACAATCCGTGATTACTTTCGACAATCGGTATAAGCGACCACAATAGTGTCGGAGTTGTTCGGAAAGAGTCCGACGAACACAGCGAAAAAAGCGGTTCGCGGAACCCTTTCCAAAATCGCTCGTATCAGATTCGGTGAAAGACGGTGAAGTCCCGATCTACTCAGATCATTGGATATATGAGAAACGCCACTGACGTGATTGCAAGGAAATAGAGAAAAACCACCATTAACCATCCCATAATTTCCCGGAATTCCAGTTTTGCTATGGCAAGCATGGCAATGGCCCAGAACGGCTGAATCATGTCCGTCATCATGTCTCCCCATGCATACGCCATGACCGTCTTAGGAATACTGACTCCGAGCTCTTTCGCTGCGGGTATTATGAATGGTGCTGTTATGGCCCATTTGGAACCGCCCGAAGGAACGAGATAATTCTCAATCCCGGAGTACCAGTACACGATTAAGAGAAACGTTTTGGGATTGGATATGGATACCATCGCAGCGGTCAGGGCATTTCCTAATTCAGTGAATTTGAATAATCCGAAGATTCCAGCGTAGAACGGGAACTGAATGACAACACCCCATACTGCTTTTCCTGCTTCTTCGCACGCTTTCAGGAACGTCCACGGTCGCCAGTGAAATAGTACTCCCAACATCAGAAAGAACAAATTGATATTATTCAGGTTAATGGATTTGGCAAAGCCGTTTTGATTGATTGTCCATGCAAGCCATATGAGTCCTGCTATAGAGACGATAAGGTTAAACCCCGGCCACCAGTTCAGCCAGTCGGAAGGCATCAGCTTGCCCGTGGGACGCTGGGGCGGCTCATACAGCTTTAACTCGTTGAGCAGTTCCGGTCTGATCTTATACGTGTTTTCAGGCCTTGGATGCATTAAACACATAAGAACCACAATGCTGATCACCATCAGAAGGACAAGGATAATGTTGAATCCGCTGAAAATAGTCTCGGAAGTAGGAATAGTGGCTTCAAGGATCTTTCCTTTGATGAGAAAATTATCTGGAGTATTAACCAGCAGTGTGGCCGACCCTGACAATCCCGAATGCCAGGTACACCCCAGCCCAAGATAAGCGGCCGCCACCATAAGCCTGTAATCCGTTTTGGGATTCCTTCTTATGAGGAACAAAGCAAAGACGGCGCTCCCTATAAGACTGAGACCCCAATGGAACCAAGCGCTTACCATCGAAAACAGACTCATCGCCAGAATTGCCTGCCACGGCTTGTCAGGATTGGGAAGATTTGAAAGACCGTCCAGCAGTTTCTTCACTGGAGGAGAGCATCCCAGTATGTACCCGGTCATAAGTATCAGGCACATCTGCATCCCGAATTCCAGAAGAGCCCAAAATCCTTTACCCCAGGCAAGCAGGGCACCCAAAGGGGTCGCTTTCCCAAAGATCAGCGCCAACGCGAATGCAATGAAATTCAGAATCCAAACAATTACCAAGGCGTCCGGAATCCACTTCTCGGACCATCGGGTCAGCCCATCCCCCCAGTTCTTGAGAAACTCGAAAGTAGAGGCATCGCTTTGAACAGCCATAACTCAGTTCCTCCTTTGGTTTTTCTGACATGCATTGCTGTAATAACAAGGTTGAAAAAGCTGAAATTTAGTGGACAAATTGAGGGAAGATTCTACATGAAGCCTACATTGAAGCTTCGGGCAGGGCGGTGTCAAGCAATTTAATGAGAAAGGTCATCATTCATATATATTCTAATTGCACATGCCGAAAACGGTTGCCATACTTGCTGAAATGAGAATCAAGCTATGGTGGACGAAAGAAGTGCTTGCTGTTTCATGTAAGTCAGTCATGCCGATTCGCTTTCTGTTCATAATCCGGGAGACTGGTGGCATCCTTCGCTCCGGACGACGCAAAGCCGTCCAATCACTCCGCTCAGAATACCTCAGCCTTCGCCATCTTATATGCATAATTGCGAAATAGTATCAGAGGTTCATTCAACTGAATCTGTGGCGGGAATCACAGGCCCTTTCTTTCAGACTTCCGTAAGCTATCCAATCGAATTTATGAGCACAAAGGTTGGCGATGTCATCGACCACGCTTTTGATAGATAATTCGGCACCGAGGACATCCGACTTGTTGAGGAACAGCACCGCTGGTTTTTCGGAAGGAACCCCCTTCAGGCCGCCATCGGGATGGACAGCCAACCGCGCAATTGTCTTCACGTCGATCGTTCCGCCCGGATCGAGACCCGTCAGAGACAGAAATTTCTCCAATCTGAATACGGTTTCGGACAGAGCCGGTTTACCGAGACAATCCAGACCTATCACATGAACCACCATGTCCGAAAAATCCGGGACAACCGGTTCCCATGCCTCCGGGGCCTTGATGGGTCTTCCTGATGCACCATCAGCCTCGATGAGAACACGGTCCGCTACACTACGGCAATATTCCACTACATCGGACGCAATTCCCTGTAGTTTGCCGCTGGCCTCGAGAATTGAGCGACCTACCGTAATGTGGCCGCACCGTTCCAGCTCCTGTTCGAGCGCCCTGGGATTGTCGCAACCGTCCAGCAGAAAAGTGCAGGGCGATTGGTCCGGACCTGGTGGAAAAATCTTGGTCGTTGTTGTGGTCACGACTTTTTCCGATCGGTCCAGCATCTCGCGAGCAAGCTGAAACATCAATGAAGTCTTGCCGCC
The sequence above is a segment of the Desulfomonile tiedjei DSM 6799 genome. Coding sequences within it:
- a CDS encoding thioesterase family protein, yielding MKSSLQPGLTFRFRFMVPDNKTVPHLFPESSEFQVMPKVLATGFMVGLVEWACIRAINPHIDWPEEQTVGTGITLTHSAATPPGLLVTIHGKLEQVEGRKLVFSFSAEDGVDSISEGTHERFVIDAIRFNSRASEKQAKYGDTT
- a CDS encoding LysR family transcriptional regulator yields the protein MEWQQIIGFYHVARLGSFTRAAEATFRTQPALSQQVSALEKELGCILIERIGRQKLRLTEAGMEFFKYAEEVLNKYDSFLEDLQDLQGVRKGTLTVAAPFTTLYHLFPRIFLEYAGKFPEVQITILDRPQKTVIDLIKAGEIDFGFVLESMLPAGFASWRWKKVSSVLMVPSGHPLLAEKPVTLDSVVQHPLILPPRGSLHSRFSEVEELLQKQGLSYRVIMESSNVELSSLYVEMGLGVSFATVVNRASILKGRKIEFIPLDHYFKDDYVVVSGRKNRRLSSPKSEFLNMILKKRIMET
- a CDS encoding short-chain fatty acid transporter; translated protein: MAVQSDASTFEFLKNWGDGLTRWSEKWIPDALVIVWILNFIAFALALIFGKATPLGALLAWGKGFWALLEFGMQMCLILMTGYILGCSPPVKKLLDGLSNLPNPDKPWQAILAMSLFSMVSAWFHWGLSLIGSAVFALFLIRRNPKTDYRLMVAAAYLGLGCTWHSGLSGSATLLVNTPDNFLIKGKILEATIPTSETIFSGFNIILVLLMVISIVVLMCLMHPRPENTYKIRPELLNELKLYEPPQRPTGKLMPSDWLNWWPGFNLIVSIAGLIWLAWTINQNGFAKSINLNNINLFFLMLGVLFHWRPWTFLKACEEAGKAVWGVVIQFPFYAGIFGLFKFTELGNALTAAMVSISNPKTFLLIVYWYSGIENYLVPSGGSKWAITAPFIIPAAKELGVSIPKTVMAYAWGDMMTDMIQPFWAIAMLAIAKLEFREIMGWLMVVFLYFLAITSVAFLIYPMI
- the yqeC gene encoding selenium cofactor biosynthesis protein YqeC: MFRKTFMECLGIDSRIRVIAITGGGGKTSLMFQLAREMLDRSEKVVTTTTTKIFPPGPDQSPCTFLLDGCDNPRALEQELERCGHITVGRSILEASGKLQGIASDVVEYCRSVADRVLIEADGASGRPIKAPEAWEPVVPDFSDMVVHVIGLDCLGKPALSETVFRLEKFLSLTGLDPGGTIDVKTIARLAVHPDGGLKGVPSEKPAVLFLNKSDVLGAELSIKSVVDDIANLCAHKFDWIAYGSLKERACDSRHRFS